In Spinacia oleracea cultivar Varoflay chromosome 5, BTI_SOV_V1, whole genome shotgun sequence, a single window of DNA contains:
- the LOC110804945 gene encoding F-box/kelch-repeat protein At3g23880-like: protein MKNKSGNRKRKFTWDDELPEHSYLPTELLTEVLARLPVKTLVIFRLVCKLWCSIIDSSDFISMHLNVYNKNSSRHHHVLALLAFRSRYELTVRPSDSSRKTGDLGRIPGSYQIVGNCNGLMLMKKYPSSPKELVLYNPCIRKSLILPTCPLEYAVYILGFAPSSNEYKVFACKFSGRFSSENLEEATIAVYSLNDRQWRVKPNCWTNIWSWGRVDLTDGKRRVFCGGVLYWIGCASNHLHIMCVDFEVEKFSIMKLPEAAKGSNIIVKFLFVLGESLAIYVMSLKSSRIFVMEKDHQHNVDPWRLWFRGDPDLINSPFLLSNRFINLGYPFSKILYVEETNAFLIVIETSRVRKSYRLISYNIKTHQQKELIKPRNAMYLDTYVESLVLHAQKNSRTEFDFLSLMEERT, encoded by the coding sequence ATGAAGAACAAGAGCGGGAACAGGAAGAGGAAATTCACATGGGACGATGAATTGCCGGAGCACAGCTATCTTCCGACGGAGTTGTTAACGGAGGTTTTAGCGAGGTTGCCGGTGAAAACCCTTGTCATATTCAGGCTTGTCTGTAAACTTTGGTGCTCAATTATCGATTCCTCTGATTTTATTTCCATGCATCTTAATGTTTACAACAAAAACAGTAGTCGTCATCATCATGTATTAGCTTTGTTAGCGTTTCGCAGTCGTTACGAATTGACCGTTCGTCCAAGTGACTCATCTAGGAAAACTGGTGACCTTGGTAGAATTCCTGGGTCATACCAGATTGTTGGAAACTGTAATGGGTTGATGTTGATGAAGAAGTACCCTTCCTCTCCAAAAGAATTAGTATTGTATAACCCCTGTATTAGAAAGTCATTGATTCTCCCTACTTGTCCTTTAGAATATGCTGTTTATATTTTAGGATTTGCACCTTCTAGTAATGAGTATAAGGTATTTGCCTGTAAATTTTCCGGCAGGTTTAGCTCTGAAAATTTAGAGGAGGCGACAATTGCAGTATATTCCTTGAATGATCGCCAATGGAGGGTTAAACCCAATTGTTGGACGAATATTTGGAGTTGGGGTCGAGTAGACTTAACTGATGGAAAACGACGTGTTTTCTGTGGAGGTGTTTTGTACTGGATTGGATGTGCGTCTAATCATCTTCATATTATGTGTGTGGACTTTGAGGTTGAAAAATTCAGCATTATGAAATTGCCAGAGGCTGCCAAAGGAAGTAATATTATTGTCAAGTTTCTTTTCGTCCTTGGTGAGTCGTTAGCAATTTATGTTATGTCCTTAAAAAGTAGCCGTATAtttgttatggaaaaggatCATCAACATAATGTTGATCCGTGGAGGCTTTGGTTTCGTGGTGATCCAGATTTAATTAACTCTCCCTTTCTTCTGAGCAATCGATTTATCAATTTAGGATACCCGTTTTCAAAGATTTTGTACGTTGAAGAGACCAATGCGTTCTTGATTGTGATTGAAACAAGTAGAGTGAGAAAGTCGTATCGACTGATATCTTATAACATCAAAACTCACCAACAAA